In the genome of Mastomys coucha isolate ucsf_1 unplaced genomic scaffold, UCSF_Mcou_1 pScaffold21, whole genome shotgun sequence, the window GTGCTGCATGGGGCAGGTGGGGGATTTCGGGGACGATGCAACCGTTTTGTGTGATACTTCAAGGTGGATACAGGTCACACTGCTTTTGTCAAAACCCACCAAAATGATGCGGTCAAATTAAAATATGGTCTTTGGCTCCGTGGCAGAGCATTAGCCTAGCACCCCTGAGGCCTAAGGCTCCACCCTCGGCATCCCACCAAGCAAATGGAGATCTTAACTGTAAGATGACATCTGCAGTTTCAGTGGAGGAAGTACTAATGTTGCTTGGCTAAAGATAGGATTTACTTAAAAGTCTTCCCTGAGGGAATACAGGGAGACAGCTTGGGAACTGTGCAGCCAACCTGGAGGCAAGAATCAGAATGACCTTAGACCTCGGTTCTGAGTAAATCGACATAGGGTTAGTTTTCACAGCCTCgcaggtgctttttttttttttttttttttttaaacaagaaaaaaaggttAAGTACTAtggtcaaggtcacacagctagcaGAGTCCTCACTGGAAGCCTGGCAGAGACAGGCTGCTCCTAACCACCACACGCTCTGCTGTTAACCATTACAGTTAGGTATGTCAAAGCAAGTTGTGTTAAGTGACACTAGAGATAGGCTCATCATAGACTGGACCAAAGAAACTGCAGGACAGATGCAGGAAACCTTTCTTGCTTTGGTATCTCCAAGGCTTGAGCAGCTGCTTCTGCTGAGTGAGGGCATGTTCCTGCCTGAGAAGCAGcacaggaagcagggacaggcaCACAGACTTGGTAGGGTCATCAGCTTCTCTCTCTATACGGAGCCCAGCCCAGGTCTGGGACTCTGCTTCCAAACACACCCTTTTCCTAGATACGGAACGAAGCTCTCTTGCTACCCATGGGCCTCAGGTCCCTCTTGGTTGCAGGCTATTTGTGGATCTCTGAGCATAGCTTTGGCATTCTAGACCCTCAGCATGGGCCCAGAGTCCAGCTTATGACAGGCTGACCATTGGGAGTATTTCATCTTAGAGAACACACTGGTTCAAGGATGATATTCAGAATGGGATTTTCTCAAGCCTTCTGGAAAGAATTTTCTCCTACTGGGATTCTGTGCAAGTGGGGACCATAATACCTCCACCAAGAGATGAGGAGTTGAGTCTACTCATCCCTTGAGTCTCTTGAATCTAGACCTTCTTGAAGCCTGCTACCTAGGGCGTTTGGaattcacatttatttgtttgaataATTTAGCattcaaattctattttcttttttaaaattgctagTAACGATTTCAGAGGCCTTTGCCTAAAATCAGACATGACTATCCAACCCGCAGCAGAGGTGAAGGGCAGAAAGCGTTATTCCTAAGTGGGTGCCTGGAGGCATCCACTCATTGGTCAAATGCCAACTTTCTCTGGGTGGGTCCTGCAAGTGAGGCCAAGTTAGCCATGCCTTCTCCCCCCAGGCTTCACTCAGGGTCTCTAGCAGTAAAGAAAAATGTCTAAGTAGCCTTTGGCCTTAACGAGATCTTAGAGCCCAGGATCCATAATGAAAGAGGGAACACATGTTCCTTCGAAAGGTGCATGTTTCGTATGCCTTGTTAGCACTTTGTAAGATGTGATCTGAGGTGTGAGATCTCTGGGTGCATTTGAATCTCTTAGCACTTACCTCATGCCCTTTTGATACTATAAAGGAGCACAGTCTGGCTAAGCATATATATGTGGGGCTCTCAGTGATTGCAAGATATATCAGGGGTGAAGCCACTGCAGCTTCCTAGAGCCACAGTACAGCCTGGAGAATACGCCCTCCATCTCATGACACCTTAGGGGACCCCTGGCATGGGAAGAGAACTCCAGAAGCTGGCCGGAAGTCTCCAGTGCAGGAAGGACATGATCACTGTGGCTCGTGGGCACTAGGCACACTAAGGATAAGGTCCCTCATGGGGCCGGTTTCCTAAAATACAAACTGGCTAAGGGAGCATGAAAGGTGCCAACAGCTGCTCCTACTGTGGCAAAGGAGTGTGCCCAGATGGTCCTTGGCCAGTGAGGCAAGGGTTTCTAGAATAAAGGCCAGCCCAGCCAGAATGTTCTCTGTGTGAGCTTTGTCTGAGGGCTGCTGCCCTGCCTGGTCTCAAGTGGTTTTGGTGGGTATATATTTTTGATAGACTAAaagatgcttttttaaaaaaggaggaaaaagtgtTGATGGTAAAGGTtgttagggatgtagctcagtgacccAGCATGCACTAGGCTCCAGGTCCCATCCTGAGCACTACAATCGAGCAAACAAGAccatcttgtcttaaaaaaaaaaaaaaaaaaaaagtctgacaaCACCCAAGGTTGCTGAAGATTTAGGTAGGGACTTGCAATGCAGCCACACAGTGGGCACTCAGCCTACCTTTCTGGGGTGCTACCTAGCATGACATGTCACGATTTAAAATGCAGATTATTTAACTCGTATCTAGGACATCTTTTTCAAGGAGCTAGTGGACCACAAAGCAGAAAGATGAATGGATAAGAGTGCTCATTGCGGCACAGTTTATCATGGGAAGCCTGAGGCAAGCTGAGCCCCGGCTGAGGACCAGAAAAATAAATGCCGGTGCCTGATGGAAAATTCCACAGCATACCCAGGGTACCACAGCTCTTCATCCCCTGACCCAGGAGAGGCCTCCATCACTGATTTAAGCACATGGTGGGCCAGTGCCTGGACCCAAGGTTTCCACCCAGAAAACACCTTAGGATCGCTTGGAGAGCTTATAAATTATACAGACCCCAGACTCAGACTCACACAGGGGCCctgggaggggacagggaagatATTGTTTTTCCTAAGTGGTAGCCCAGATGACTCTAATGGAGAGACAAGTGAAGGACCACTCTGCCTTAGCTccgtcttgtttttttgtttgtttgtttgttttgttttggagacagggtagcACTTGGCCTCTTCACATCTGTTTCCAAACAGATCTCAAGAGCTATTGTATAACTTAGGAGAGAGTAGCCAAAAAAGGCTCCGAATGCCACTCGGCATATTTGTTGCagttgctgttgttatttgtaGCTGCTGTCAGGAGTTGCGTGTCTTGCTGTTGtgtcccaggctagctttgaacccacactcctcctgtctcttctctctctgtgagtcCTGGGACTACGGGCATGTGCTCTCACACCCCGATATCATTACTTTTAAAACACCACTGCTTGGGTGTTTCTGACCTTCCAGTTTCCAGTTTTACTGCAAGGACATCAAATCATTCCATTTAACCACTGGTTCTTAActctcttcatgtgtgtgtgtgtgtgtgtgtgtgtgtgtgtgtgtgtgtgtgtgtgtgtgtcataggtACTTTTAGAATCAGACGGAGTGAGGGACCAGTCCCCCAggagacacacatgtacaccagtACACAAACACTTTTGTTTCCTCCACTTCCAAGGTTCACGGGGAGTCCAGGGCCTCAGAGAGGCCCCTCCAGGAGGAGTTGGCAAGGAGAGGTGGCTCTACCCGGACCAGTCAGGCCCCTCCTCTGTCATCACAGCTCCTGAGGAGGCCTCTAGGCTCCCAATGGTGACCTCTAACTTGACTGTGCCTTCTCATGTCCCCAGCTGGGCTGGCACTGAGTCCTTACCAACATCTCCACGGACACAGgcatctggcctggaactttatGTAAGAAGAGAGCAACTTGGATTGCAGCCACACTGGGACTTTCCCCTCTGTCCAGAGGCGGACTTCTGGCACCCTCTCAGGGTGCTGAGGAAGCTGACTCCATTTAGGTATGACAGGGATATGGGTGGCTCTATAGAAAGTGAGGGCTCAACATGCTTCCTCGCCTATGGGGGGGGGGCCGAGCAGGCTGTACCCTAGGCTTCCGTGCTCAACCCTGCAAAACTGTAAAGCAACCAGCTCCTGCACACAGCTCACATTTGCGCCTGGCAACTGGATCGATGGTTGCTGCTAAAGAGAAATGATACTAACTTTCTGTCTGCCACGGGCCACATTCCAGCTGTATGTCCTcaggaaaatgcatttttttgAGCCTTAGCTTACACCGATCCATCATGAAGAAGGGGGCCAACTTCACAGGGTAACGTTGGGACTGATAAACTGGTACAGGCCGAAGGCAGATTAACGCTGGCACAAAGTTAGTGCTCAACATGTAACCATAACAGGTGGTCAGTGCCCATCCAGGATTGAGGTTCCATATTCTTGACAGGCCCCTTAGGTGTCTTTGGGAAATTGAGAATGGTCCTTTAAGCTCAGATGTGGGCCCCAGCCAGCTTTCTTTAATGCCCTAAGGGGCACCTATCCAGCGTCAACAGTAGGGCCTTAGAGGTGCTGGTGACCACATTCCTTCCATCCTACTGTGACCTCACCCCTGAGCAAAAACAGGTAGCCTTGGCCACCCAGATGTCACCCCAGCTGCTACTAATTTGGCTTTCTCCTCCAAACCCAGAAGAGTTTGTGACCATTTAACCAAGGTAAAGAAGTTGGTGATGAAGAGGGAGGTTAAGCGTGCATGAGAGCAAAGCCTTCAGTCATGGTGAGCCATTTGGGGATCTATTGTACATACATCCACAGAGGGTCTCTGCAGGACTGGGCCTGGCAGTAGTAGAGAACAGTTTATAAATGTAACTATTTCTGACAACctgtctctgtgctctccttGCAGGGACCACCACTCAAGAAAACTACTATCTCTGGGTGTCTCACATCCCACTTTTAAGAGACCTCAGCCAAGACCTACAAGCTCCTTGCTCAGTGCCACCAGGGTCTGGTCCCCATTGCATTACTTCCTATAACATGTCTTTACATAGTATGCACTCCTGTTGTTTTTAGTTTACAAAGGAGGAAAAATGAGGCTTAGAGAGATCGTGTAATCTACTCCAAAGCCACGCAGCATGaagtgagagggagaggcagggttTAAACCCGGACCTTGGGACCCAGTTTGAACAATACTGATGACTGAGGTGGAGGAGGGTGGGAGCTTCGTTTGTCATGGTGGACCCTGTACACCTACACACAGGGCAGGCTGCAAACTCAATGTCTACTGGGAGCTAGGGACCTAATGTTGGAGGATCCGCAGGGAGTGGTAGAGTGTAAAGCAGAAGGTGTGCTTCCAACCACAGCATGAGGGAGGCAAGAGGTCTGGCCCTCAAGTGAGATCCAGAAAACTGCAGCCACATTCGTAGGCTGACTCAACGTTGTTAGACCCAATgggtacagtgtgtgtgtgcatgcaggcaagaGGTCTACTTTAGATATTGTCTCTTAGAAACCATCCCTTGTTTTCTGAGATCCTAGGGTCTGGGACTCACAGATTAGGCTAAATGGCTGTCCAGCAAGCCTTTGGGTCTGCCTGCAGTCCCTCAACACTGGGATTctaagcatgtgccactacacctggcttttctCTGGGTCCTAGAGAGTGATCTCAAGCCTCTTGCTTACATTTTACCTCTGATAGcattttgccaactgagccatctccccatctccaCTCTTCGGATTTTTATAACAAATCAGTTGGCAATTAGCATGAGGAAAAGGATACATTAATATATCTCTGAGCCAGTATTAGCAGGGGGGCCGTTCAAGGTTGTGGAGTCTGTTGCTGAGCCTGGGAGCATCTGCCCCTGCTGGAGAGGCTTCTCAGGGACTGCCTCAGACCAGACAGTGGTTGCTTTACCTGCATTATGTTCATCCATTGAGAAGGCCTTGTTCTCCATGTAGGCCCGTGGCAGGTGCATTTCCTCCTCAAATGCTGTCTCCCGCATCCTGGGCTGTGAAGTGTCGAAGTAGTTGGGTGGGTTCTCCTGCAGGGGTGGGAGAAGGGTGTAGTGGATCTCCGGAATGGCATGGAAGATGACAAAGACCCATCCGCTGGCTGCCAGTGTAATGGCCAAGGTGGGGTCGCTCCAGGCCTCTCCCTGCTTAATTAACGAGTTGCCGAAGAGGTACATGGTCATCCAGACCACCCAGATGAGCACAGAGAGGAAGGTAGTGACGAGGATGAAGACTCCGTTCACCTTCCACCGTTTGAACTTGCCACACAGCGTGAAGAGGGACTGGGCCAGGGTGATGGCCAACAGCACCATGTCATAGATGAGCGCCATCACAAAATCCATGGGCTCATAGGCGCAGGCTGGCTTCGTGTCACGCAACACAGTCAGCACCAGCCACTCAGTGGCAATGATGACCTGCACCAGCATCAGGCACAGTGCCAGGCTCACCAGCTGCCAGCTGGCTGGGCTTGTGCCCTGGCGCACCAGCCTCCGTACCCGCCACGCCTGGCTCAGCAGGCAGGAAAAGCAGAGTGCGAAGAGGACACCCCAGAGGAATCGTCGGATGGAGCAGATTGTCTCGTCCATTTGGATGATGAAGGCAAACGTCAGGCCAAAGAGGCCCAGGGTCCCcagcaggaagaggaaatggaggcacACAGGCCGCTTCCTCTCCTTGTCCTTGATGAAGGGCAGTCTCACCAGGAGAATGAGCATCAGAAGCAGTGTGATCAGGGCCCCCGCCCCGGCCACTGCCTCCACCACGATGCCCCAGATGGCGTCCAGGTCGCACAGGGACACGTACTGAGGAAGAAGGTCCAGCCCACAGCCCCGAGACGTGCTGGCGTTCTCTGAAGCCACGGAGGCAATCACCAGGAGCAGGGGCAAGGGAAACACTTGATGGGTTCTCATCTTTCTCTCTGACACcaggaacattctagaaaatgGGGACAATCGGGGAGAAAGCTCAATCCGTTGTAAGGCCCCACTCTCCTGAGGACTTGCCTGTTTTGAAACCTGCCAGCCCTCATGGCTCCAGTATTGACTTTCTCCAGGCCCTGTGGACCTTCACCCACACACTCCATCACCCACTTGAACCCTGGCACAGATTAGAAACCATGAACCACCATCAGCAGTGGATGAGGGGGCCTATGGGAGGGAGACTCACCTCTCTCTACCGCTTTGTAGTCTGTACATCTGGCATCTTAAAGTAAGGGaacaaaggaaattttaaagaGACAACCACCAGACAGGCACTCAGCTGGGGCAAATCCCTCTCTCtcaatcttctttctcctttaatcTTCAAAGGCTAATGGGAAATATTTACTGACCACTTTCTCTAAGCAAAAAAACTGGGCTCAGCCAGTCCTCACTCGTCATGCCCTATGATGTTGCAGGTCCTATTGTGACCTTCATTTTTAGGTGACAAAACAGGGCCTTCAGGATGTGACACTGGCCTCAGGTCACACAACCACATTCAGGAGACACCCTTCTCAGCAGAGGGAGAAACCTCCCAGCATTAACACATGGTACACTCAGTGTGGTTCCCAACTAAGTCTGCTATACCTATGTGTTCCACCAAGGCTGGATGAAGACTACTCAAGGAAAAGATTCTGTCTGTTCTGAACATACACAGACATCTTTGTGGTTGTTACCTGGACATTGCATGATAAGGCTTGACATTGTATTGGGTATTGTAAGTGATCCATGGGGCGTGAGCATAGGTTATGTGTGACTATATTGCCTTTTACAGATGGGCCTGGAGCATCAGCTGGATCCTAGCACTGAGGCTGTTGGTATCCAAGGGAATCCTGGAGCATTTCCTGTGGATCTACCTGTACATCCAGAAAGAATTTTCATCTCTGTCTCCCACAGACATCCCATCTTCCCCTTCCAAAGATTTCCTAAGGCTCCATTCTCTCCAACTCACCTGTTGTCCTTTCTCCAGGAGGCCTGAGAGT includes:
- the Gprc5b gene encoding G-protein coupled receptor family C group 5 member B isoform X1, which produces MYRLQSGRERMFLVSERKMRTHQVFPLPLLLVIASVASENASTSRGCGLDLLPQYVSLCDLDAIWGIVVEAVAGAGALITLLLMLILLVRLPFIKDKERKRPVCLHFLFLLGTLGLFGLTFAFIIQMDETICSIRRFLWGVLFALCFSCLLSQAWRVRRLVRQGTSPASWQLVSLALCLMLVQVIIATEWLVLTVLRDTKPACAYEPMDFVMALIYDMVLLAITLAQSLFTLCGKFKRWKVNGVFILVTTFLSVLIWVVWMTMYLFGNSLIKQGEAWSDPTLAITLAASGWVFVIFHAIPEIHYTLLPPLQENPPNYFDTSQPRMRETAFEEEMHLPRAYMENKAFSMDEHNAALRVGFSNGSLEQRSSSLGRKPNSLGSRPSAPFRSNVYQPTEMAVVLNGGTIPTAPPSHTGRQHW
- the Gprc5b gene encoding G-protein coupled receptor family C group 5 member B isoform X2 — its product is MFLVSERKMRTHQVFPLPLLLVIASVASENASTSRGCGLDLLPQYVSLCDLDAIWGIVVEAVAGAGALITLLLMLILLVRLPFIKDKERKRPVCLHFLFLLGTLGLFGLTFAFIIQMDETICSIRRFLWGVLFALCFSCLLSQAWRVRRLVRQGTSPASWQLVSLALCLMLVQVIIATEWLVLTVLRDTKPACAYEPMDFVMALIYDMVLLAITLAQSLFTLCGKFKRWKVNGVFILVTTFLSVLIWVVWMTMYLFGNSLIKQGEAWSDPTLAITLAASGWVFVIFHAIPEIHYTLLPPLQENPPNYFDTSQPRMRETAFEEEMHLPRAYMENKAFSMDEHNAALRVGFSNGSLEQRSSSLGRKPNSLGSRPSAPFRSNVYQPTEMAVVLNGGTIPTAPPSHTGRQHW